The proteins below come from a single Blattabacterium cuenoti genomic window:
- the mtaB gene encoding tRNA (N(6)-L-threonylcarbamoyladenosine(37)-C(2))-methylthiotransferase MtaB: MNIAFHTMGCKLNYAETSTIERSFSKKNYKNVSFKDYADVYIINSCCVTENAENEFKYIVRSVKRRNPQSIVIAMGCYAQYNPKKVSSIYGVDRVLNNDDKFNIVDIISDINVEVKNKKDKKLFYSSFSFGKRTRSFLKIQDGCNYKCSYCIIPFSRGKSISDRIENISKNINFLLKNGIKEIVLTGVNIGDYRGTNNKGKIYNFFELIQYIEQYIIENINIENIRIRLSSIEPNLLKDELIEFLSKSKYFVPHFHIPLQSGNNFLLGKMQRRYQRELYENKINKIRNLIPNAYIGSDVIVGFPGETYNHFLDTYFFLKKLDISYMHIFTYSSRPNTKSINFLEQIPNNIKRKRNKILKILSNKKYYSFCKEQIKTKKTVLFEKQSKNKPFLYGYTENYIRTKIFDPYLKYENSMQNVILLEIDKNGVILVESFH; encoded by the coding sequence ATAAATATAGCATTCCATACAATGGGATGTAAATTGAACTACGCAGAAACTTCAACTATAGAAAGAAGTTTTTCTAAAAAAAATTATAAAAATGTATCTTTTAAGGATTATGCAGATGTTTATATTATCAATAGTTGTTGTGTAACAGAAAATGCTGAAAATGAATTTAAATATATTGTTCGTTCCGTAAAAAGAAGAAACCCTCAATCTATTGTAATAGCAATGGGTTGCTATGCTCAATATAATCCTAAAAAAGTATCATCTATATATGGAGTCGATAGAGTATTAAATAATGATGATAAATTCAATATTGTTGATATTATTAGTGATATAAATGTTGAAGTTAAAAATAAAAAAGATAAAAAATTATTTTATTCTTCTTTTTCTTTTGGAAAAAGAACTCGTTCATTTCTAAAAATCCAAGATGGATGTAATTATAAATGCAGCTATTGCATTATTCCGTTTTCAAGAGGAAAATCTATTTCTGATAGAATAGAAAATATATCCAAAAATATTAATTTTTTATTGAAAAATGGTATAAAAGAAATTGTGTTGACTGGGGTTAATATTGGTGATTATAGAGGTACAAATAATAAGGGAAAAATTTATAATTTTTTTGAATTAATTCAATATATAGAACAATATATTATAGAAAATATAAATATTGAAAATATTAGAATTCGTTTATCTTCAATAGAACCGAATCTTTTGAAAGACGAATTAATAGAATTTTTATCTAAAAGTAAATATTTTGTTCCTCATTTTCATATTCCATTACAATCTGGAAATAATTTTCTTTTAGGAAAAATGCAAAGACGTTATCAAAGAGAATTATATGAAAATAAAATAAATAAAATACGAAACCTAATTCCAAATGCTTATATAGGATCGGATGTTATTGTGGGATTTCCTGGAGAAACCTATAATCATTTCTTAGATACATATTTTTTTTTGAAAAAATTAGATATATCATATATGCATATTTTTACCTATTCTTCTCGACCTAATACTAAATCCATAAATTTTTTAGAACAAATTCCTAATAATATTAAAAGAAAAAGAAATAAAATTTTGAAAATACTTTCTAATAAAAAATATTATTCTTTTTGTAAAGAACAAATTAAAACAAAAAAAACGGTTTTATTTGAAAAACAATCAAAAAATAAACCATTTTTATATGGTTATACAGAAAATTATATCAGAACTAAAATTTTTGATCCATATTT
- a CDS encoding peroxiredoxin yields MKTLISKKAPDFVASAVLNGKDIVKNFTIKQFLGKKYIILFFYPKDFTFVCPTEMHAFQEKINDFKKRNTEIIAVSTDTEYSHWTWLQMSKDKGGILGITYPIVSDINKTISYNYGVLSGNIICDSSNNIIKAEGELIAYRGLFLIDKKGIIRHILINDLPLGRNINESLRMIDAIQYFEKSGEVCPANWKIGKKSIKANHDGIIDYFS; encoded by the coding sequence TTTCGAAAAAAGCACCTGATTTTGTTGCTAGTGCTGTTTTAAATGGAAAAGATATTGTAAAAAATTTTACTATAAAACAGTTCTTAGGCAAGAAATATATAATACTTTTTTTTTATCCAAAAGATTTCACTTTCGTATGTCCTACTGAGATGCATGCTTTCCAGGAAAAAATAAATGATTTTAAGAAAAGAAATACAGAAATTATTGCTGTATCAACAGATACGGAATATTCTCATTGGACCTGGTTGCAAATGTCTAAAGATAAAGGTGGAATACTTGGAATTACTTATCCTATTGTTTCAGATATAAATAAAACTATATCATATAATTATGGAGTATTATCTGGAAATATAATTTGTGATTCTAGTAATAATATAATAAAAGCTGAAGGTGAATTAATTGCTTATAGAGGATTATTTTTAATAGATAAAAAAGGAATTATACGACATATTTTAATTAATGATCTACCTTTAGGTAGGAATATCAACGAATCATTACGTATGATAGATGCTATTCAATACTTCGAAAAGAGTGGTGAAGTTTGTCCAGCTAATTGGAAAATTGGAAAAAAATCTATAAAAGCTAATCATGATGGTATAATAGATTATTTTTCCTAA